From a single Brassica napus cultivar Da-Ae chromosome C9, Da-Ae, whole genome shotgun sequence genomic region:
- the LOC111209067 gene encoding uncharacterized protein LOC111209067, translating to MVLLPKARHDWMHLRFLDYKSVDEYNSALFKIVSILSLCGEEVSDMMMLEKTYTTFNQSNFVLQEQYRTKGFATYTDLISCLLLAEANNELLMKNSGAKPAGTAPLPEAHEVEKKDPKETYYAQDNRKPYGNGRGGYKRRRRDNQNGRDNYSTGRKGNHNNRGRGSNYGRGRGSYGRGRGYGYDADNESDKDNKDDLMDFETSDCLKD from the exons atggtgttgcttccaaaggcaagGCACGACTGGATGCACCTAAGATTCTTAGACTATAAGTCAGTGGATGAGTACAATTCAGCCTTGTTCAAGATAGTTTCAATACTAAGTCTTTGTGGTGAAGAAGTATCCGATATGatgatgcttgaaaagacctaTACGACTTTCAATCAGTCGAATTTTGTATTGCAAGAGCAATATAGAACAAAAGGTTttgccacatatactgatctgatctcgtgtCTACtcttggccgaggcaaacaatgagctcctAATGAAGAATAGTGGAGCCAAACCGGCCGGGACAGCACCATTACCCGAAGCCCATGAggttgaaaagaaagatcccaaagaGACCTACTACGCCCAAGACAACAGGAAACCATACGGCAATGGCCGTGGTGGATACAAGAGGCGTAGGCGTGACAATCAGAACGGTCGAGACAACTACTCAACCGGCCgaaaaggaaaccacaataaccgtggtcgtggttccaattacggtCGGGGTCGAGGCAGTTACGGCCGTGGacgag GATATGGatatgatgctgacaatgaatcCGACAAAGATAACAAAGATGACCTAATGGATTTCGAGACATCCGATTGTCTCAAGGACTAg
- the LOC106365779 gene encoding 1-aminocyclopropane-1-carboxylate oxidase, whose product MEKNIKFPVVDLSKLIGEERDQTMALINDACENWGFFEIVNHGLPHDLMDNVEKMTKEHYKISMEQKFNDMLKSKGLENLEREVEDVDWESTFYLRHLPQSNLYDIPDMSDEYRTAMKDFGKRLENLAEDLLDLLCENLGLEKGYLKKVFHGTKGPTFGTKVSNYPACPKPEMIKGLRAHTDAGGIILLFQDDKVSGLQLLKDGDWIDVPPLNHSIVINLGDQLEVITNGRYKSVMHRVVTQKEGNRMSIASFYNPGSDAEISPASSLACKETEYPSFVFDDYMKLYAGVKFQPKEPRFEAMKNANAVTELNPTAAVETF is encoded by the exons atggagaagaACATTAAGTTTCCAGTTGTAGACTTGTCCAAGCTCATTGGTGAAGAGAGAGACCAAACCATGGCTTTGATCAACGATGCTTGTGAGAATTGGGGCTTCTTTGAG ATAGTGAACCATGGTTTACCACATGATTTGATGGACAACGTCGAGAAGATGACAAAGGAACATTACAAGATATCAATGGAACAAAAGTTCAACGACATGCTCAAATCAAAAGGTTTGGAAAATCTTGAGAGAGAAGTTGAGGATGTTGATTGGGAAAGCACTTTCTACCTTCGTCATCTCCCTCAGTCCAATCTCTACGACATTCCTGATATGTCTGATGAATACcg gACGGCCATGAAAGATTTTGGGAAGAGATTGGAGAATCTTGCTGAGGATTTGTTGGATCTATTGTGTGAGAATTTAGGGTTAGAGAAAGGGTACTTGAAGAAAGTTTTTCATGGAACAAAAGGTCCAACCTTTGGGACTAAGGTGAGCAACTATCCAGCTTGTCCTAAGCCAGAGATGATCAAAGGTCTTAGGGCCCACACTGATGCAGGAGGCATCATCTTGTTGTTTCAAGATGACAAGGTCAGTGGTCTCCAGCTTCTTAAAGATGGTGACTGGATTGATGTTCCTCCACTCAACCACTCTATTGTCATCAATCTTGGTGACCAACTTGAG GTGATAACCAACGGCAGGTACAAGAGTGTGATGCATCGTGTGGTGACTCAGAAAGAAGGAAACAGAATGTCAATTGCATCTTTCTACAACCCGGGAAGCGATGCTGAGATCTCTCCAGCTTCATCGCTTGCCTGTAAAGAAACCGAGTACccaagttttgtttttgatgaCTACATGAAGCTCTATGCTGGGGTCAAGTTTCAGCCTAAGGAGCCACGGTTCGAGGCAATGAAGAATGCTAATGCAGTTACAGAATTGAACCCAACAGCAGCCGTAGAGACTTTCTAA